The following are encoded together in the Hippoglossus stenolepis isolate QCI-W04-F060 chromosome 12, HSTE1.2, whole genome shotgun sequence genome:
- the entpd6 gene encoding ectonucleoside triphosphate diphosphohydrolase 6 isoform X3, with translation MKRPKLAGVFLFIGCLLVYLMFVKRHYSFLKPDAVGLPPHHLSPLDRIGDATSPSDAGPSFRYGIMFDAGSTGTRIHVFKFQMENGEALSLAHEMFRAIKPGLSAYADDPEKCTSGITELLDVAKSSVPQSLWNITPVVLKATAGLRLLPGEKANHLLANVRALFLQSPFLSRDDSVSIMDGTDEGISAWITVNFLTGGLHGAGSPTVGMLDLGGGSTQITFSPQDEKTIQTSPIDDIRSFQMFNTTHTVYTHSYLGLGLMSARLAVLGGVDSSPLGGSTELVSPCLAPEYSGSWEHADVVYTVKGQKAGEPLYEACRTKVEKVLYRKVTKPSEVADVDFYAFSFYYDRAVDLGVIEEKKGGTVKVSDYMDAAIRAGEDHQAGGDQLGSRSDVPLHRDPEGTLKAFMLKGF, from the exons ATGAAGAGACCAAAGCTTGCCGGAGTCTTCCTCTTCATCGGCTGCCTGCTCGTCTACCTCATGTTCGTCAAGCGTCACTACAGCTTCTTGAAGCCTGACGCCGTCGGACTACCTCCCCACCACCTGTCCCCCTTGGACCGGATCGGAGACGCCACGTCGCCTTCTGATGCCGGACCCAGTTTCCGGTACGGAATCATGTTCGATGCCGGGAGCACGGGGACGAGAATCCACGTCTTCAAGTTTCAGATGGAAAACGGAG AAGCTCTGTCGTTGGCCCATGAGATGTTCAGAGCCATCAAACCCGGCCTGTCTGCGTACGCTGACGATccagagaag TGCACGTCAGGGATCACGGAGCTGTTAGACGTTGCCAAGTCCAGTGTCCCCCAATCTCTCTGGAACATCACCCCCGTGGTCCTGAAGGCAACAGCCGGACTCCGCCTACTTCCTGGAGAGAAGGCCAACCACCTGCTGGCCaat GTGAGGGCGTTGTTTCTCCAGTCTCCCTTTCTGTCCAGAGACGACAGCGTGTCCATCATGGACGGAACTGACGAAG GGATTTCTGCCTGGATCACGGTCAACTTCCTCACTG gCGGTCTTCATGGTGCTGGCTCGCCCACAGTGGGGATGTTGGATTTGGGCGGGGGGTCGACTCAGATCACCTTCAGTCCTCAGGATGAG AAAACCATCCAGACCTCACCTATAGACGACATCAGATCCTTCCAGATGTTCAACACTACACACACCGTCTACActcacag TTATCTGGGTCTGGGTCTGATGTCGGCTCGTCTCGCCGTCTTAGGGGGCGTCGACAGTTCCCCCC taggGGGCAGCACTGAGCTGGTCAGCCCCTGCCTTGCTCCAGAGTACTCTGGCAGTTGGGAGCATGCTGACGTCGTCTACACTGTGAAGGGACAGAAGGCAG ggGAACCGCTGTACGAGGCGTGTCGCACCAAAGTGGAGAAGGTTCTGTACAGGAAGGTGACGAAGCCGTCTGAAGTTGCTGACGTGGATTTCTACGCCTTCTCCTTCTACTACGACCGAGCCGTCGACCTCGGAGTGATCG aggagaagaaggggggAACCGTCAAAGTGTCCGACTACATGGATGCAGCAATAAGAG